Proteins from a single region of Candidatus Cloacimonas sp.:
- a CDS encoding FlgD immunoglobulin-like domain containing protein — MNRTILEILFIAILAIGCIALYAGSYDTNLLLNPGFESGFDNWTTTNGGDGWAVYDSGHNESAKCVVSSYQWCTKKQEVDLLAAGFTAAELDNNPILVNYSEWYYAWWGGKYYVTVTAYNASHSTVTTSTIGSSGNPIVLANETDWGQFTGSFVFSPGVRYIEFFVGGMDTRYWGGQFGTVFDDASLSLHNENTLPVELSSFTATMAINANAIEITWITQSETNNSGFHLYRSLDDNLESASLISLLISDATAISGTMRTYKYNDAEVEPDIRYYYWLESLSLNGASHYFGPVNTIIHFNPDTPPPVTKETCLNEAYPNPFSPLTTISYYLKEASSGTIEIYNQKGQLIRNHHFSQTIPDTYNFVWDGRDESGNEISSGVYFYKMTTGSFSSTKKLVYRK; from the coding sequence TGAACAGAACAATTTTGGAAATCCTGTTTATAGCCATATTGGCTATTGGATGTATAGCTTTATATGCAGGTTCCTATGATACTAACCTGCTTCTTAATCCGGGATTTGAAAGTGGTTTTGATAATTGGACCACTACAAATGGTGGAGACGGCTGGGCGGTGTACGATAGTGGACACAATGAAAGCGCTAAATGTGTTGTTTCTTCTTATCAATGGTGCACAAAGAAACAGGAAGTTGATTTGCTGGCTGCGGGTTTTACTGCTGCAGAACTGGATAACAATCCTATATTAGTTAATTATTCCGAATGGTACTATGCTTGGTGGGGTGGAAAATACTATGTAACAGTTACAGCTTATAATGCAAGTCATTCTACTGTTACAACCTCAACCATAGGTAGTAGTGGAAATCCTATTGTCCTTGCCAATGAAACTGATTGGGGACAGTTTACCGGTTCTTTTGTATTTTCTCCGGGTGTGCGTTATATTGAATTCTTTGTGGGTGGAATGGATACAAGATATTGGGGTGGTCAATTTGGAACAGTTTTTGATGATGCTTCCCTTTCTTTACATAATGAAAACACTTTACCCGTGGAACTTAGTTCATTTACAGCCACTATGGCAATAAATGCTAACGCTATTGAAATTACCTGGATAACTCAATCGGAAACCAATAATTCGGGTTTCCATTTATATCGTTCTCTGGATGATAATTTGGAAAGTGCTTCATTAATATCTCTTTTGATTTCTGATGCTACAGCCATTTCAGGAACTATGCGCACTTACAAATACAATGATGCAGAAGTTGAACCTGATATACGATATTATTACTGGTTGGAGAGTTTGTCTCTGAACGGGGCATCTCATTACTTTGGTCCGGTTAATACTATAATTCATTTTAACCCGGATACACCTCCTCCCGTAACAAAAGAAACTTGTTTAAACGAAGCTTATCCCAATCCCTTTTCTCCTCTTACTACAATCAGCTATTACCTAAAAGAAGCTTCTTCAGGCACAATTGAAATTTATAACCAAAAGGGACAGCTAATACGCAACCATCATTTTTCACAGACAATACCAGACACATACAATTTTGTATGGGATGGTAGAGATGAATCCGGGAATGAAATTAGCTCCGGGGTATATTTTTACAAGATGACTACCGGTTCTTTTTCCAGCACCAAAAAACTGGTTTATAGAAAGTGA
- the lpxA gene encoding acyl-ACP--UDP-N-acetylglucosamine O-acyltransferase codes for MTTIHPTAIIEEGAVIGENCNIGPYCHLGKNVILGSNNILFANVTISGHTTIGTGNKIYAYAVLGTEPQDLKFKGEPTHLRIGSNNTIREFVTINCSNQMEEDTVVGDNNLLMEYVHIAHNCQIGSGCVIANVVQCGGHIHIGDFATVGGLTAIHQFVHIGTYAFVGGASAVKKDIVPYSRGQGNPYKTVGLNSIGLMRKGFSSQTLAAIKEIYNIFYRQSLNTSQAMEKALQIANPTPEQVIFIQFVQNAQRGISN; via the coding sequence ATGACTACTATTCATCCGACAGCAATTATTGAAGAAGGTGCCGTTATCGGCGAAAACTGCAATATAGGACCCTATTGCCACCTCGGGAAAAATGTTATTCTGGGCTCGAATAATATCCTTTTTGCCAATGTTACAATTTCCGGACATACAACTATCGGAACCGGTAATAAAATATATGCTTATGCTGTTTTAGGCACCGAACCGCAGGATTTGAAGTTTAAGGGTGAGCCAACTCATTTGCGGATTGGCAGCAATAATACCATCCGCGAATTTGTAACTATCAACTGCAGTAATCAGATGGAAGAAGATACAGTGGTTGGAGATAACAATCTGCTAATGGAATATGTGCATATTGCTCACAATTGTCAAATCGGTTCCGGATGCGTAATTGCCAATGTTGTTCAGTGCGGAGGCCATATTCATATTGGAGATTTTGCCACAGTTGGCGGTTTAACTGCCATTCACCAGTTTGTGCATATTGGAACTTATGCCTTCGTGGGAGGTGCTTCTGCTGTGAAAAAAGATATTGTGCCTTATTCTCGCGGACAGGGAAATCCGTATAAAACAGTTGGACTGAACAGCATCGGGTTAATGAGAAAGGGTTTTAGCTCTCAGACCCTTGCTGCAATCAAGGAAATCTACAATATCTTCTATCGGCAGAGCTTAAATACTTCCCAAGCGATGGAAAAAGCGCTTCAAATAGCAAATCCGACACCAGAGCAGGTAATCTTTATTCAGTTTGTCCAAAACGCCCAACGAGGTATCTCCAACTAA
- a CDS encoding replication-associated recombination protein A, giving the protein MANKDQSTLFDREELSTKTVPLAEKLRPQTLEGLLGQTKLIAENSPLRQMMESGEYHSFIIWGPPGSGKTTIARIIEKNSGYNFIHFSAVLASISDVKAVMKDADYLHRTQNKRSILFIDEIHRFNKSQQDAFLPYVESGAIILIGATTENPSFEVIPALLSRCTVFVLEPLSEKDLKVILERGFKELSLEPDEDIISWMAQNAGGDARRVLNDLELVLPFLKKKPHPKIEELAKFLAKKTMFYDKNREEHYNLISALHKSLRGSDPQAGLYWLARMLEAGEDPRYIVRRLIRFASEDIGLADPNALVQAIAVKEAVLFIGMPEASNALAQLVVYLATAPKSNALYTAYEEAAEDARKTSHYGVPLHIRNAPTQLMKDLNYGRDYHYDHEYEHKYYYQKYFPEQMLEKKYYKPGNYGFEKEIQKRIEWWAKLKKEQK; this is encoded by the coding sequence ATGGCAAATAAAGATCAAAGCACTCTTTTTGATAGAGAAGAATTAAGCACTAAAACCGTTCCCCTGGCAGAAAAACTACGCCCTCAAACGCTGGAAGGACTATTAGGACAAACAAAACTGATAGCAGAAAACTCACCTTTAAGGCAGATGATGGAAAGCGGGGAATATCATTCCTTTATTATTTGGGGTCCGCCAGGTAGCGGAAAAACAACCATCGCCAGGATTATAGAGAAAAACAGCGGTTACAATTTTATCCATTTTTCCGCCGTTCTTGCCAGCATCAGTGATGTGAAAGCAGTTATGAAGGATGCGGATTATTTACATAGAACTCAAAACAAGCGTAGCATTTTGTTCATAGATGAAATCCACCGCTTTAATAAAAGCCAGCAAGATGCTTTTTTGCCTTATGTGGAAAGCGGAGCGATAATTTTAATCGGAGCAACAACCGAAAATCCATCTTTTGAAGTGATTCCGGCATTGCTTTCCCGATGCACTGTTTTTGTGCTGGAGCCATTAAGTGAGAAGGACTTGAAGGTAATTTTAGAGCGAGGTTTTAAGGAACTTTCCCTGGAGCCGGATGAAGATATTATCAGTTGGATGGCTCAAAACGCCGGAGGTGATGCCAGAAGAGTTTTGAACGATTTAGAGCTGGTTTTGCCTTTTCTGAAGAAGAAACCCCATCCGAAAATTGAGGAACTGGCAAAATTTTTAGCAAAAAAGACGATGTTCTATGATAAAAACCGCGAAGAGCATTATAACCTGATTTCTGCATTACATAAATCACTACGAGGTTCAGACCCGCAAGCTGGACTTTACTGGCTTGCAAGAATGTTGGAAGCGGGAGAAGACCCGCGTTATATTGTGCGTCGTTTAATCCGTTTTGCCAGTGAAGATATAGGTTTGGCAGACCCCAATGCTTTAGTTCAGGCAATTGCTGTTAAAGAAGCAGTTCTTTTTATCGGAATGCCTGAAGCAAGCAATGCCTTGGCTCAATTGGTCGTTTATTTGGCAACTGCACCTAAAAGTAACGCTCTATATACTGCCTATGAAGAAGCAGCGGAAGATGCCAGAAAAACAAGCCACTACGGAGTTCCTTTGCATATCAGAAATGCACCCACCCAGTTGATGAAAGACCTGAACTATGGCAGGGATTATCATTACGACCACGAATATGAACATAAGTATTACTACCAGAAGTATTTCCCGGAACAGATGCTGGAAAAGAAATATTACAAACCCGGTAACTATGGCTTTGAAAAAGAGATTCAAAAACGGATTGAATGGTGGGCTAAACTAAAAAAGGAACAAAAATAA
- a CDS encoding bifunctional UDP-3-O-[3-hydroxymyristoyl] N-acetylglucosamine deacetylase/3-hydroxyacyl-ACP dehydratase: MEYKQTIGGESSYTGIGLHSGEISTIRFKPANADEGIVFIRTDLPGNPRIPADIDHVVDISRGTTIGINGTTVATIEHVLSAIAGMRIDNICIEINGPEAPVADGSAVVFLNLLRQCGIVQQDSEREYFELEAPISFSAPEDNVDIVIVPSNELKITFMIDYKHPCLGTQYTWLPSMDYYAKDFAGARTFCFISEILELKNMGLIKGGSLENALVIADPDMSEEELQQLQDIFGYHQPVTVSPEGILNSHPLRYYNEFVRHKVVDLVGDIALLGIPIKGHILAARSGHKTNVELVKKLRQIQKKHQLQKIYQKSKTKDVVFDINAILRILPHRYPFLLVDKIIEFTPGVSLTGIKNVTINEPFFQGHFPGHPIMPGVLIIEGMAQAGGIMLLNQMENPQNYVAYFASIDNIKFRKPVLPGDTLRYELKVLSLKKSLAKMHGETFVEGEKVAEGDFMAMIMEREK; this comes from the coding sequence ATGGAATATAAACAAACAATAGGTGGAGAATCATCTTATACAGGCATTGGATTGCATTCCGGAGAAATAAGTACCATCAGATTCAAACCGGCAAATGCAGATGAAGGAATCGTCTTTATCCGAACCGATTTACCCGGGAATCCCAGAATTCCTGCTGATATTGATCATGTTGTGGATATTTCCCGGGGCACAACAATTGGCATCAATGGAACAACCGTAGCTACCATAGAACATGTTCTTTCTGCTATTGCCGGAATGAGAATAGATAATATATGCATTGAAATAAACGGTCCCGAAGCACCTGTTGCAGATGGCTCGGCTGTTGTATTCTTAAATCTTTTGCGTCAATGTGGAATAGTTCAACAGGATAGCGAACGGGAATATTTTGAGCTGGAAGCGCCAATCAGTTTTTCCGCTCCGGAAGATAATGTGGATATTGTAATAGTCCCTTCCAATGAATTGAAAATCACTTTTATGATTGATTACAAGCATCCCTGTTTGGGAACGCAATATACCTGGCTGCCTTCTATGGATTACTATGCCAAAGATTTTGCCGGAGCCCGCACTTTCTGTTTTATCAGTGAAATACTGGAGCTGAAAAATATGGGTTTAATTAAAGGCGGTTCACTGGAAAATGCTTTAGTAATTGCCGATCCTGATATGAGTGAAGAGGAGTTGCAACAGCTACAGGATATTTTTGGTTATCATCAACCTGTAACTGTTTCCCCCGAAGGCATATTGAACAGTCATCCTTTGCGTTATTACAATGAATTCGTCCGGCATAAAGTAGTTGATTTGGTTGGCGATATTGCCCTTTTAGGCATTCCTATTAAAGGGCATATTTTAGCAGCGCGCAGCGGACACAAAACCAATGTGGAACTGGTGAAAAAACTTCGGCAGATTCAAAAAAAGCACCAGCTGCAAAAGATATATCAGAAAAGCAAAACTAAAGATGTGGTCTTTGATATCAATGCTATTTTACGAATATTACCCCATCGCTATCCCTTTTTGCTGGTAGATAAAATTATTGAATTTACTCCGGGAGTATCCCTAACCGGAATTAAAAATGTTACTATCAATGAACCCTTTTTCCAGGGTCATTTTCCCGGTCATCCTATTATGCCGGGAGTGCTAATTATTGAAGGAATGGCTCAGGCAGGGGGAATTATGTTACTTAATCAAATGGAAAATCCCCAAAACTATGTTGCTTATTTTGCCAGTATTGATAATATAAAATTTCGCAAACCTGTTCTGCCGGGAGATACACTACGCTACGAACTGAAAGTGCTTTCCCTGAAAAAGTCGTTGGCAAAAATGCACGGAGAGACATTCGTTGAGGGAGAAAAAGTTGCCGAAGGTGATTTTATGGCTATGATTATGGAGCGGGAAAAATGA
- a CDS encoding OmpH family outer membrane protein produces the protein MKKHILLLSVLLALFALAYAQPVKLGFVNTDRLLMDSNEAAEVARLFALDKQNWTNQIKSLDDEIKQMERDFEIRKLTMNDAAKREMQSQIDTKKTEAGRLLEEYFGDGGKAEQRYRELIDPLTLKIHNLIKKIAEDEKYTMIFDVSMGSLLYALPVLDLTDQILLELNKDTVKPTEGTTTEPPKPEEQLPPEIKPPEGLGDDFKPDKL, from the coding sequence ATGAAAAAACATATCTTATTGCTCTCAGTGCTGTTAGCGCTGTTTGCCCTGGCTTATGCCCAACCTGTTAAACTTGGTTTTGTAAATACTGATCGCTTGCTTATGGATAGTAACGAAGCAGCGGAAGTTGCCAGGTTATTTGCTTTGGATAAACAGAACTGGACAAACCAAATAAAATCACTGGATGATGAAATTAAACAAATGGAACGGGATTTTGAAATTCGTAAACTTACTATGAACGATGCCGCAAAAAGAGAAATGCAAAGTCAGATAGATACTAAAAAAACGGAAGCCGGACGCTTATTGGAAGAATATTTTGGCGATGGAGGGAAAGCGGAACAGCGTTACCGTGAACTTATTGACCCGTTAACCCTGAAAATCCATAATCTCATCAAGAAAATTGCTGAAGATGAGAAATACACGATGATTTTTGATGTTAGTATGGGCAGCTTACTTTATGCTCTTCCGGTTTTGGATTTAACAGACCAGATTTTACTGGAACTGAATAAAGATACCGTTAAACCAACCGAAGGAACAACAACTGAACCTCCTAAACCGGAAGAACAATTACCGCCTGAAATTAAACCACCTGAGGGCTTAGGTGATGATTTTAAGCCCGATAAATTATGA
- the lpxD gene encoding UDP-3-O-(3-hydroxymyristoyl)glucosamine N-acyltransferase, which yields MKHFKNPVNSELLTYICQGELQGKIPAGLCKVGEPQEADEQTIIFLEQEKLLEKAKNSSAGLIITTAKFVSELPERALLIVERPYYSLMRLITWWLEQENKDVNYAIQPSAIVADDVRFEGEVAIGANVVIGSGCTLGKGVIIAAGCSIGKNVTIGKGTKLFANVCIYDDCVIGRDCILHSGVVIGADGFGFMLIEGKQQKIPQVGNVVIGDDVEIGANSCIDRATLGSTIIGRGTKIDNLVQVGHNCIIGEHSILCSQVGLAGSTVIGDYVYLAGQVGIADHLQIGNRAMVGAQSGVSGNIPEDGRYFGYPAMDANLTKRIMAIQKNLPDMYHFYLKAKKNESDNGEK from the coding sequence ATGAAACACTTTAAAAACCCTGTAAATAGTGAACTCCTCACTTATATCTGCCAGGGAGAACTGCAAGGAAAAATACCCGCAGGCCTTTGTAAAGTTGGCGAACCACAAGAGGCAGACGAACAAACCATAATCTTTCTGGAGCAGGAAAAACTTCTGGAAAAAGCGAAAAACAGTTCTGCCGGCTTGATTATTACCACTGCCAAATTTGTTTCCGAGCTTCCTGAAAGGGCTTTGCTGATTGTAGAAAGACCCTACTATTCTTTAATGCGTCTAATAACCTGGTGGCTGGAGCAGGAGAATAAAGATGTTAACTATGCTATTCAACCATCAGCAATTGTAGCTGATGATGTTCGTTTTGAAGGAGAAGTGGCAATTGGAGCCAATGTTGTTATCGGCAGTGGTTGCACTTTGGGGAAAGGAGTTATAATTGCTGCGGGATGTTCCATCGGGAAAAATGTTACTATCGGAAAAGGAACAAAGCTCTTTGCCAATGTCTGTATCTATGACGATTGCGTAATTGGCAGGGATTGTATTCTCCATAGTGGAGTAGTTATCGGAGCTGATGGTTTCGGTTTTATGCTAATTGAAGGTAAACAGCAAAAAATTCCTCAAGTGGGAAATGTAGTTATTGGCGATGATGTAGAAATTGGAGCCAATAGTTGTATTGATAGAGCTACTTTAGGTTCCACAATTATCGGCAGAGGAACTAAAATAGATAATCTTGTTCAAGTTGGTCACAATTGCATTATTGGAGAACACAGCATTCTTTGTTCTCAGGTTGGTTTGGCAGGTAGCACGGTTATTGGGGATTATGTTTATCTGGCAGGGCAGGTAGGAATTGCGGATCACCTGCAAATAGGTAATAGAGCAATGGTGGGTGCTCAATCCGGGGTTTCAGGTAATATTCCTGAGGACGGCAGATATTTTGGTTATCCTGCTATGGATGCGAATCTTACTAAAAGAATTATGGCAATACAGAAAAACTTACCCGATATGTATCATTTCTATCTGAAAGCCAAAAAGAACGAATCGGATAACGGAGAGAAATAA
- a CDS encoding ferritin family protein, producing the protein MTLKDSYRIVIAAEIRAQKMYQALAKSFAKPETSNVFKELVVLEKLHEEKMRSVFAREFPGQAIELQEEPVKEMQSVNLNDPKEVLEFAISKEEEAVELYKDLAEQTKEPDISKQLLQFAQEEESHKVILLSEIQRLQGALQWFDPSELTGLMED; encoded by the coding sequence ATGACATTAAAGGATAGTTATCGGATAGTGATAGCAGCGGAAATAAGAGCACAGAAGATGTATCAGGCATTAGCGAAAAGTTTTGCCAAGCCGGAAACCAGCAATGTGTTCAAAGAATTGGTCGTTTTAGAAAAACTGCATGAAGAAAAGATGCGGTCTGTATTTGCCAGAGAGTTTCCCGGGCAAGCTATAGAACTTCAAGAAGAGCCGGTTAAGGAAATGCAAAGCGTAAACTTGAATGATCCCAAGGAAGTTTTGGAATTTGCCATCAGCAAGGAAGAAGAAGCGGTTGAGCTTTATAAAGATCTGGCAGAGCAGACAAAAGAGCCAGATATTAGTAAACAACTATTGCAATTTGCCCAAGAAGAAGAAAGCCACAAAGTAATTTTGCTTTCAGAAATTCAACGCTTGCAGGGTGCCTTACAGTGGTTTGATCCTTCCGAACTAACCGGTTTGATGGAGGATTGA